A genome region from Glycine max cultivar Williams 82 chromosome 5, Glycine_max_v4.0, whole genome shotgun sequence includes the following:
- the LOC100813819 gene encoding transmembrane 9 superfamily member 3: MRRTNESAAAMGRSTLALVLAILISFQGTHVRSDASDHRYKDGDSVPLYANKVGPFHNPSETYRYFDLPFCVTGHEKEKTEALGEVLNGDRLVSAPYELSFKKEKDSKVVCKRKLTKEQVAQFREAVKKDYYFQMYYDDLPIWGFIGTIDKEGKTDPSEYKYFLYKHIQFDILYNKDRVIEISARMDPHSVVDLTEDKDVDVEFMYTAKWKETDTSFEKRMDKYSQSSSLPHHLEIHWFSIINSCVTVLLLTGFLATILMRVLKNDFMKYAQDEEAADDQEETGWKYIHGDVFRFPKHKSFFSAALGSGTQLFTLTIFIFMLALVGVFYPYNRGALFTALVVIYALTSGIAGYTATSFYIQLEGTNWVRNLLLTGCLFCGPLFLMFCFLNTVAIAYSATAALPFGTIVVIVLIWTLVTSPLLVLGGIAGKNSKTEFQAPVRTTKYPREIPPLPWYRSTIPQMAMAGFLPFSAIYIELYYIFASVWGHRIYTIYSILFIVFIILLIVTAFITVALTYFQLAAEDHEWWWRSFLCGGSTGLFIYGYCLYYYYARSDMSGFMQTSFFFGYMACICYGFFLMLGSVGFRASLLFVRHIYRSIKCE; this comes from the exons ATGCGAAGAACGAACGAGAGTGCAGCGGCAATGGGTAGAAGCACTTTGGCTTTGGTTCTCGCGATTCTGATCTCTTTTCAGGGAACCCACGTTAGATCCGATGCCTCCGATCACCGTTACAAGGATGGAGACTCCGTCCCTCTTTACGCCAACAAAGTTGGTCCCTTTCACAACCCCAG TGAAACGTATCGGTACTTTGACCTGCCATTCTGTGTAACAG GTCATGAGAAAGAAAAGACTGAAGCCCTCGGTGAGGTGTTGAATGGCGATCGCCTTGTTAGTGCTCCTTACGAACTTAGTTTCAAGAAGGAGAAAGACTCTAAGGTTGTATGCAAGAGAAAGCTCACAAAGGAGCAAGTTGCTCAGTTCCGAGAAGCAGTTAAGAAGGACTATTATTTCCAGATGTATTATGATGATTTGCCGATCTGGGGATTTATTGGGACGATTGACAAGGAAGGGAAAACTGACCCTAGTGAGTACAAGTATTTTCTTTACAAGCACATTCAGTTTGATATTCTGTACAACAAAGATCGTGTGATTGAAATCAGTGCCCGAATGGATCCTCATTCTGTGGTGGACCTGACTGAGGATaaagatgttgatgttgagttcATGTACACTGCAAAATGGAAGGAAACAGATACATCTTTTGAGAAGAGAATGGATAAATACTCTCAGTCTTCTTCTTTGCCACATCACTTGGAGATTCACTGGTTCTCAATCATAAACTCCTGTGTAACAGTTCTTCTTTTGACTGGTTTTCTGGCAACCATTCTCATGCGTGTATTGAAGAATGACTTTATGAA GTATGCTCAAGATGAGGAAGCTGCTgatgatcaagaggagacaggATGGAAATACATTCATGGTGATGTTTTCCGGTTTCCAAAGCACAAGTCTTTCTTTTCAGCAGCCCTTGGTTCTGGTACTCAGTTATTCACACT TACAATCTTCATTTTTATGCTTGCACTGGTTGGTGTGTTTTATCCATATAACCGAGGTGCTTTATTTACTGCACTGGTGGTCATATATGCTCTCACATCTGGCATTGCTGGCTACACTGCTACTTCCTTCTATATTCAACTTGAAGGGACTAATTGG GTTAGGAACTTATTGCTGACAGGATGCCTCTTTTGTGGCCCCCTATTCCTTATGTTCTGTTTCCTTAACACCGTTGCCATTGCTTATAGTGCAACTGCTGCCCTGCCATTTGGCACAATTGTGGTGATAGTCCTAATATGGACATTGGTAACTTCACCATTGCTTGTGTTGGGTGGTATTGCAGGTAAGAATAGCAAAACTGAGTTCCAAGCACCTGTCCGCACTACAAAATATCCCCGAGAGATTCCACCTCTGCCTTGGTACAGGAGTACCATTCCCCAGATGGCAATGGCAGGatttcttccttttagtgcCATCTACATAGAGCTGTACTACATTTTTGCTAGTGTATGGGGCCACCGAATTTATACCATCTACAGCATACTCTTCATTGTCTTCATTATTCTGTTGATTGTCACTGCTTTCATCACTGTGGCTTTGACGTACTTCCAACTTGCTGCTGAGGATCATGAATGGTGGTGGAG GTCTTTCCTTTGTGGTGGATCAACTGGCTTGTTCATCTACGGCTATTGCTTGTATTACTACTATGCACGATCAGATATGTCTGGTTTTATGCAAACTTCGTTCTTCTTCGGTTACATGGCCTGCATCTGCTATGGCTTCTTCCTCATGCTTGGTAGTGTAGGTTTCCGTGCCTCTCTGCTCTTTGTTCGTCACATATACAGGTCCATCAAGTGCGAGTAG